Genomic window (Ureibacillus composti):
TTATTGTTGTTGTTATTGTTGTTGTTTTGTTTACGTGCCATGTCGAATCTCACCTCCGTCATACATAGAGTGGTCGAGAAAAGGTGAGTTTATTCGACAAGTTGAAAAGTAAGTTATTTCAGAACATTCAAAATCTTTAACATTGGTACTGGCATAGGGTATTGCTCAAGTTGTTCTAATGTAAAGAACTGCGCATGCGTCGGCAAATCCTTTTCCTGATGGACTTCAACAAGTATACAATCCATAAACCATGTCAGATGTGAAAACACATGTTTAAACGTTAAGAATTCTTCATCTATCGTATGGGAAATTTGTAAATGGTATGTTTGTTCAAACTTTTTGTTAGGCTCTTGGTCTTTATCAATCAAAATCATTGGGAATTGCCACATATTTGCTAGCAAGCCTTCTTCAGACCTTTTTTCTAATAAAAACTGCCCATTAGATGTCCGCGCAATAAACACTTTATATTTTTCACTTTTCGTTTTTGTTTTCTTTGATTTTACTGGAAGGCTTGCGGGATCCCCTTCATTAAAAGCTGTACAAAATTCTCTTACCGGACAAAGCAAACATTTTGGAGATGTTGGTGTACAAATCATCGCCCCCAAATCCATAATTCCTTGGTTGAATGAACCTGGATCGTTCTCATCTATTAATTCTTCTACTGCTTTTTCAAAGATTTTTCTTGTTTTCGGTAAAGCAATATCATCGGTTATATTTAAAACACGGCTTAGTACACGCATAACATTTCCGTCAACTGCATGTTCAGGCTTGTTATAAGCAATACTTAATATTGCACCAGCTGTGTAAGGACCAACACCTTTTAACTTTGAAATATCATGACGATTATTAGGTACCGTGCCATCATATTTTTCAACAACTTCTTTCACTCCAGATTGCAAATTTCTTGCTCTAGAATAGTAACCGAGTCCTTCCCACATTTTTAACAATTCTTCTTGGGGAGCATATGCAAGAGTTTCAATTGTAGGATACTTATCTATAAAACGATTGTAATAAGGTATTACGGTATCGACCCTTGTTTGTTGAAGCATCACTTCTGAAACCCAGATTTTATATGGGTCAGATGTTCGTCTCCAAGGTAGATCTCTTTTTTCTCTATGAAACCATTCGACTAAATTTTGACTAAATTCTTTTTTATATGGATAATCCACTTGTAACCTCCGGATAACGATTTTATTTTTGAAAAAAGGGTATAATATGATGTAAGGATTAAGAGAAAATATATCGAATAATAACCGATAAGTATATGGTAGAAAACACTCCATATGCAAAATGCAAGGAGTTGATACTTATGGATTCAGCTACACATTTGGTAATGGGAGTTGCTTTAGGAGGGTTAGCATTAGCTGATCCCGTCGTCGCAGACAATTCGGTCACTTTCGCAGCTGTCATGGCAGGAACAATTCTTGGTTCACAAGCACCAGATGTTGATACTGTTTTAAAACTTAGAAATAATGCAATCTATATTCGACATCATCGGGGCATCACTCATTCGATCCCTGCTGTTTTATTATGGCCTATAGCGATAACAATTTTATTATCATTCATTTTCCAAGAGGCTAACGTCCTTCATTTATGGTTATGGACATTTTTAGCAGTCTTTCTTCATGTTTTTGTAGATATATTTAATGCTTATGGAACACAAGCACTAAGACCCTTTTCAAGAAAATGGGTAGCTCTAGGTGTCATTAATACTTTTGATCCGTACATTTTCGGATTGCATTGTATAGGTATCTTAATTTGGGCGTTTGGTGCAAATCCTGTGTTAACCTTTAGTATCATGTATGCCATTATTTTTTGTTATTATATTGTAAGATTCATGTTACAAGCTGCTGTTAAAAAAGCTGTCCATCATGCCATACAAGATGAAGATTACGTAATCGTAGCTCCAACAATGCGCTTCCTCTATTGGCGTGTAGCCGCAGCTTCAAAAACACATTATTATGTTGGACGAGCGTATGGTCGAACAATCAATATATACGATAAATTTGAAATCCGTCCAATTCCAAAGACAGAAATGATCGAGAAAGCCCTAGAAGATAGAAATCTAGCGGCATTTACTTCTTTCTCCCCTCTCTATCGATGGGAAATCAATGAATTAGATTCTGGCTTAACAGAAGTGCGCTTAATCGATTTACGTTATCGCAGTAACGACCACTATCCATTTGTTGCTGTAGCCCATGTGAATGAAGAGCTAAATATCGTCAATTCCTATACCGGTTGGATTTTTAGCGAAGATAAACTGCAAAGAAAACTACAAATCGGCTCAAGTGATTAAATGTTGGGACAAATTCCAAAAACACCAGTTTTCTCAAAAGGAGAGAAAAGTGGTGTTTTTTTGAAGTTAATTCTAATAAAGATTCTGATTAAGTGTGTCAGGTGAGGCGGACTAGCACACAAGCCGCAAAGCCACGTTGGAACGTGTCTTTACGACTTGTCTTTGTGCTTTGTGTAAGGTCCGCTCACATATAGTATTTCCTTCTAAACGTTCCGGAAATTTTGCGCGGCTTACAGTGGTAGGCCGCGGTTTCTTGAGAATGGCTAACACTTATTGCTCTCAAATTATTAATTAATAAAATCTTATTAAAGGGCCCCATGTTTATTGTACTACATCATCGTTTTCATCTAAAAGGTGGGAATATTTTGGATTACGTCCTGCGAATTCATGGATCTTATCCCCGTAACTTGCAATCCACTGGCGGATAATTTTTTCTGTATATTCTGCGCCACGATAATCATATCCTGCCTTTGCATAAGTTGATTCAAAGTCGGACCAGAGTAGTTCAATCCAAGTTCGTGCCTTATTCACTGAAAGATATGGGTTTTTTTCACTTAATTCTTGTGTTAATTTATCAATAAATGTATTTGTATTCATTTTATTTCCCTACTTTCATTGAGGAAAGCATTGAAATCGGCAATGCTTCTTCATGCTGTTCTCCGCCTAATCGATAGCCCCAAGCAAAGCGACCTTTTAAGTAATCTACTTTGAAAAATTCACCTGGTGCTCCTTCAATTCGGTACATTTCTCCCGGAATAATTGATTCTGGATCAACTAAATAAGCAGAAGCCATAATGACTTTTCGTTCATAGACAGCAAATTCATTTACGATTCCAAGCTGTTCTGCTTTTCTTGCTTTTTCTTTTAATTTACCAATTTCTTCTCTAAGCTCATGTTCTGTCATTTGTGCATATGATTTTTCATTCATAATTCGTCATGCTCCCTTTCATCAATAAAACGATTAATAATTTCTATCGGAAAACCTTTTTGATATAAGGCTTGTTTTACTCTCATTTTCAAATCGCTACCAGTGTATTTACTAGCATATTTATTCCAGATTTTCATTCCTTGAAGTTCAATCATTCCTAGCCATTCATCATCTTCTCGCTCCAAATTAATTTGGTCAAGTATATCATTTATAATCGCAAAGGAGTAACCTTTCCGCGCTAGGAGATCTTGGATTTTCTGTTTAACCTGTGATGGTGTTTTATTTGCATGGGAACGTACCGCTTTTTCGGCAAGTCCCAAAGCAATTTTTAGCTGTTCATCATATGTAAACGTTTCAAGCACTTTTTCTTGGGTGCTTTTATCGATTCCTTTTTTTATTAAATCTTGTTTAATGGCACGAGGGCCTTTTTTGGCTGTCTTCTTCCTAGTTTCAAGCAGTGCCTTGGAGTAAGTTTCATCATTTAAAAAACCGAGCTTTTCAAGTTTTCGAATAGCTTCAAGAGAAACCGCCTCGCCAAAACCACTATCTAACAGTTTCTTCTTCACCTCATACTCGCTACGCATTTGGAAGCTTAAGTAGTTCAGTGCCCGATTAAATGCTTTAGCTATCTCATCCTCATAGGTAATATCATCAATCTCAAATTGATCTAGTACCTTTCCTTTTGTCAAACCGAACTTGATTAAAGTCGATTCATCTACAGCAAAGGCGTACTCCTCGTTCAGATATATATTATAGCGTTCTGCATTATTTTTTTGACGACTTATTTTTGATATGACTTGCATACGGAACACTCCTTCGCTAATAGTATACATGTTTTTTTAAACTCATTCAGCATATCCTTTCTGCGACGAGTAATCGCAGGAGAATAAAAAAAGCCAAACCCATTTAATAAAAAGGGGTTTGACTGCCTTCTTAATTACTAGTCCTCGGGTATAACCTTTTTTCCCTCCGTTGTTGTTGCAAAATTTTTAATAATAGTAGTTGGACAACCTTGGAATTAGCTGTCGCATATTTTGGATGGGCAAGGTTATACTGTTCCAATGGATCTTTACTAAGATTATACAATTCAAATTGTTCCGATACGGGTTCTGTTTTGGTAGTCGAAACAGATAAGGTTGCATTTAACTGATTAGATAAAGAAGTAGTTAATTTTCGAATGGCTTCAGAATCTTCATTATTAGGATTACTCCAGAATTGGGGATTATCAAAATATCTTGTGAATTTCCAAGTTTCCATCGCTTTATCTTCGCCTGTTGCTAACTTAACAATAACACTTTCAAGATGATTTGGTTGAATAACTGAAGTATAGGGCTCCCCTT
Coding sequences:
- a CDS encoding YfhH family protein; this encodes MNEKSYAQMTEHELREEIGKLKEKARKAEQLGIVNEFAVYERKVIMASAYLVDPESIIPGEMYRIEGAPGEFFKVDYLKGRFAWGYRLGGEQHEEALPISMLSSMKVGK
- the mutY gene encoding A/G-specific adenine glycosylase, whose amino-acid sequence is MDYPYKKEFSQNLVEWFHREKRDLPWRRTSDPYKIWVSEVMLQQTRVDTVIPYYNRFIDKYPTIETLAYAPQEELLKMWEGLGYYSRARNLQSGVKEVVEKYDGTVPNNRHDISKLKGVGPYTAGAILSIAYNKPEHAVDGNVMRVLSRVLNITDDIALPKTRKIFEKAVEELIDENDPGSFNQGIMDLGAMICTPTSPKCLLCPVREFCTAFNEGDPASLPVKSKKTKTKSEKYKVFIARTSNGQFLLEKRSEEGLLANMWQFPMILIDKDQEPNKKFEQTYHLQISHTIDEEFLTFKHVFSHLTWFMDCILVEVHQEKDLPTHAQFFTLEQLEQYPMPVPMLKILNVLK
- a CDS encoding metal-dependent hydrolase, translated to MDSATHLVMGVALGGLALADPVVADNSVTFAAVMAGTILGSQAPDVDTVLKLRNNAIYIRHHRGITHSIPAVLLWPIAITILLSFIFQEANVLHLWLWTFLAVFLHVFVDIFNAYGTQALRPFSRKWVALGVINTFDPYIFGLHCIGILIWAFGANPVLTFSIMYAIIFCYYIVRFMLQAAVKKAVHHAIQDEDYVIVAPTMRFLYWRVAAASKTHYYVGRAYGRTINIYDKFEIRPIPKTEMIEKALEDRNLAAFTSFSPLYRWEINELDSGLTEVRLIDLRYRSNDHYPFVAVAHVNEELNIVNSYTGWIFSEDKLQRKLQIGSSD
- the recX gene encoding recombination regulator RecX encodes the protein MQVISKISRQKNNAERYNIYLNEEYAFAVDESTLIKFGLTKGKVLDQFEIDDITYEDEIAKAFNRALNYLSFQMRSEYEVKKKLLDSGFGEAVSLEAIRKLEKLGFLNDETYSKALLETRKKTAKKGPRAIKQDLIKKGIDKSTQEKVLETFTYDEQLKIALGLAEKAVRSHANKTPSQVKQKIQDLLARKGYSFAIINDILDQINLEREDDEWLGMIELQGMKIWNKYASKYTGSDLKMRVKQALYQKGFPIEIINRFIDEREHDEL
- a CDS encoding YfhJ family protein yields the protein MNTNTFIDKLTQELSEKNPYLSVNKARTWIELLWSDFESTYAKAGYDYRGAEYTEKIIRQWIASYGDKIHEFAGRNPKYSHLLDENDDVVQ